Proteins from a genomic interval of Oncorhynchus nerka isolate Pitt River linkage group LG13, Oner_Uvic_2.0, whole genome shotgun sequence:
- the LOC115115550 gene encoding interferon-induced very large GTPase 1-like produces the protein MALKMSMCQFAVPLLLSPGTGSQSTLMLWALRAIFKEWRPHALSESKGFEEGNIVFEQIPFISFVRLKDCSISKSQLLNRIFGSGQQIHNIFPHKEMDGGTAPRMISGGLVEACWYLPCGKSNGGGFPEPLTVANLRGDICASQAQLSFLTQVSTAIFIFLDSVDEDERKLLLSLGDMGSKLFLVVNSKGEESRNAETSVNEIMEAFKLKSNNKLIRRTNANLAKFSHLIRKAIKDILKECTSKISMESMSNDAIELGLSVDECKTEASKSAAEEILKGIGDQSIVEYKRNQLPLQGEHWKQLAKLEKEECRLKNSGESRLEEYRAKLQEDKLKIRREQNKYKTTTAMASFLGYLATTDKEEKALFLKWLQLKLDMRSRKDMSSLRNRFQKQSLVKQGNKCLEELDQCILDSSLGIEHFMREMGQIYEASSLGNPQASAEHCPLPALAAELLLDGYPFELLDGDASNIPEKWVTDVLMELHRKVGEKSKLLVLTVLGVQSTGKSTLLNTMFGVQFPVSSGRCTRGAFILFLKVGEDMRKDLHCDFILLIDTEGLKSPSLAQLDESCEHDNELATLVIGLSDITIINIAMENSTEMNDVLQIAVHAFLRMKEVGKIPVCHFVHQNVAGVSAHNKNVTDRKHILDRLNEMTQIAAEMEKRPSVNRFTDVLDYDADKNNWYIPGLWHGTPPMAPVNTGYSEAVLDLKKNILEVLKTCRYEEPSQIPEFIKWMKSLWKAVKYENFIFSFRNTLVAQAYDNLWKEMTQWEWESRKNIYTWQTKADLQISNLEVNSFENQAEIQDLQKLAESLKSEALKMVATLEKEMTENLDAYYKKKDRNVSLIENNKIDFFHHIRDVHRDIVNTENNKLDMAVKLKISTIEAVDIHRKQKVRIEQKVLQLLQNSNDNKTPLSDEQLEDEFGKMWSQEVVKISGLKEEDISSHVFKQLRGDFSNRNVNEEFQNIETLTAYGMEPFKARDRHICTMTKFKLKMMMFGKKKKAKESLQRFSESVIDTCRRIILDSTKSQTDYHESLTKEVLEKINESLKENYKDLKTNTKFEIDLKLHICGIASREFLQMHRNFLLRKDPQKRLEESKNQYLSAFIDLYRERDHCQRKAQDFVQHSLRPAILQYINRFLGTDIVDEMVISSHAAEYSSRSSFQYSILKELLEKDDFQAFVKYFEKYEIYVKDLICQHIKECFSAELSFDMLKNKRLKEINQKIMEAIEKASQPLPKDTKSVTEFMKNLCKHLDKDISISMDAVEVVLFQISTTCDRFTTSLRESLSDLKQQMQDEFSKSIDIIESLYALPIKPQNELFMRVSGCAKQCPFCKMPCDAGGKEHRQHHANAHRPQALGSYRSVQTQELIETLCTTDVNSNKSFKNGDTDWEPHPYKDYRTYYPEWNIQPDSTDEASDYWKYVLATYNDRLAMMHNAKPAVIPEAWKSITKAQALEGLKVAFGIKV, from the coding sequence ATGGCCCTCAAGATGTCCATGTGCCAGTTTGCTGTGCCACTCCTGCTATCCCCGGGCACTGGCAGTCAGAGCACCCTCATGTTGTGGGCCTTGAGGGCTATCTTTAAAGAGTGGCGCCCACATGCTCTATCAGAGTCAAAAGGGTTTGAGGAAGGTAATATTGTCTTTGAGCAAATACCTTTCATCTCCTTTGTCAGGCTTAAAGACTGTAGCATTTCCAAATCGCAGCTCTTGAATCGTATCTTTGGCAGTGGCCAACAGATTCACAACATTTTCCCTCACAAAGAAATGGATGGAGGGACAGCTCCAAGGATGATCTCAGGTGGCTTGGTAGAGGCTTGCTGGTATCTTCCATGTGGAAAAAGTAATGGTGGTGGATTTCCGGAACCACTAACCGTTGCTAATTTGAGAGGAGATATTTGTGCTTCACAAGCACAATTGAGTTTTCTAACCCAAGTGTCAACAGCCATCTTCATCTTCCTGGACAGTGTTGATGAAGATGAGCGGAAGTTGTTGCTCTCTCTTGGGGACATGGGATCCAAGCTGTTCCTCGTGGTCAATTCCAAAGGAGAGGAGAGCCGTAATGCTGAAACATCGGTAAATGAGATAATGGAGGCATTCAAACTAAAGTCAAACAATAAATTGATACGGAGAACAAATGCAAACCTTGCAAAATTTTCACATTTGATCAGGAAAGCCATAAAAGATATTTTGAAGGAATGTACTTCAAAAATAAGCATGGAAAGCATGTCAAATGACGCTATCGAGCTGGGGCTGTCTGTTGATGAATGTAAGACTGAGGCCTCAAAATCAGCAGCTGAGGAGATTCTGAAAGGCATTGGAGACCAGAGCATAGTGGAATACAAGAGGAACCAGCTGCCATTGCAAGGGGAACACTGGAAACAATTAGCTAAGCTAGAGAAAGAGGAGTGCAGGTTAAAAAACTCAGGGGAAAGCAGACTGGAAGAGTACAGAGCCAAACTCCAGGAGGATAAATTGAAGATTAGAAGAGAGCAGAACAAGTACAAGACTACCACAGCTATGGCAAGCTTTCTAGGATACCTGGCAACAACCGATAAAGAGGAAAAGGCCCTATTTCTGAAATGGTTACAGCTCAAGCTGGATATGCGTTCACGGAAAGACATGTCATCTCTGCGCAACAGATTCCAAAAACAGTCTTTGGTGAAGCAAGGTAATAAATGTTTGGAAGAGCTAGATCAATGTATTTTGGACTCATCTCTAGGAATCGAACATTTCATGAGAGAGATGGGACAAATCTACGAGGCATCCAGTCTTGGAAATCCCCAAGCATCAGCAGAACATTGCCCTCTACCTGCCCTGGCAGCTGAGCTACTGTTGGATGGCTATCCATTTGAGCTTTTAGATGGAGATGCCTCCAACATCccagagaagtgggtgactgatGTCCTGATGGAGCTTCACAGAAAGGTAGGAGAGAAGAGTAAGCTGCTTGTACTAACTGTATTGGGGGTACAGAGCACAGGGAAATCAACACTGCTCAACACCATGTTTGGTGTGCAATTCCCAGTCAGCAGTGGCAGATGCACAAGGGGAGCATTCATACTTTTCCTCAAAGTTGGAGAGGACATGAGGAAAGACCTGCATTGTGACTTCATCCTTCTAATCGACACAGAGGGTCTCAAGTCACCATCTCTAGCACAGCTGGATGAAAGCTGTGAACACGACAATGAGTTGGCAACTCTAGTGATCGGTCTTAGTGATATCACAATCATCAACATTGCCATGGAGAACTCAACCGAGATGAATGACGTCCTGCAGATAGCTGTTCATGCCTTCTTAAGGATGAAAGAAGTTGGGAAAATTCCAGTTTGTCATTTTGTGCACCAAAATGTGGCAGGAGTGTCTGCACACAACAAGAATGTGACAGACAGAAAACATATTCTGGACCGACTCAATGAGATGACACAGATTGCAGCTGAGATGGAGAAGCGGCCCTCTGTGAATAGATTCACTGATGTATTGGATTATGATGCAGACAAAAACAACTGGTATATTCCTGGGCTGTGGCACGGCACACCACCAATGGCACCTGTCAATACAGGTTACAGTGAAGCTGTTTTGGACCTCAAGAAGAACATTCTAGAAGTTCTTAAAACATGCAGGTATGAGGAACCTTCACAGATCCCAGAATTCATCAAATGGATGAAGAGTTTGTGGAAAGCTGTGAAATATGAGAACTTCATTTTCAGCTTCAGAAATACTCTTGTCGCTCAAGCATATGACAACCTCTGGAAAGAAATGACTCAATGGGAGTGGGAAAGCCGAAAGAACATCTATACATGGCAGACGAAGGCAGACCTACAAATCTCAAACCTTGAGGTAAACAGCTTTGAAAACCAGGCAGAAATCCAAGACTTGCAGAAATTGGCGGAATCTTTAAAATCTGAGGCATTGAAAATGGTGGCAACTCTGGAGAAAGAGATGACAGAGAACCTGGATGCATACTACAAAAAGAAAGACAGAAATGTATCCCTGATAGAAAATAACAAAATAGATTTCTTTCATCATATCCGGGATGTTCACAGAGATATCGTAAACACAGAGAATAATAAACTTGACATGGCCGTTAAGCTTAAGATCAGCACAATCGAGGCCGTTGATATTCATAGAAAACAGAAAGTCAGGATTGAGCAGAAGGTATTGCAGCTTCTTCAAAACTCCAATGACAACAAAACCCCACTCTCAGACGAGCAGCTGGAAGATGAGTTTGGGAAGATGTGGAGCCAAGAAGTTGTGAAGATTTCAGGGTTGAAAGAGGAGGACATTTCTTCTCATGTTTTCAAGCAGTTGAGAGGAGATTTCTCTAATCGCAATGTGAATGAGGAGTTTCAAAATATAGAGACTCTGACAGCCTACGGCATGGAGCCTTTCAAGGCCAGGGATAGACACATTTGTACTATGACAAAATTCAAACTGAAAATGATGATGTTTGGGAAAAAAAAAAAAGCGAAAGAAAGTTTGCAGAGATTTTCAGAGAGCGTTATTGATACCTGCAGAAGGATTATCCTAGATTCCACAAAATCCCAAACAGATTACCATGAGTCTCTTACAAAAGAAGTTCTTGAGAAGATAAACGAATCTCTGAAAGAAAACTACAAGGACCTAAAAACAAATACAAAGTTTGAGATTGACCTGAAACTGCACATATGTGGTATTGCCTCAAGGGAATTCCTTCAAATGCACAGGAATTTCCTTCTTCGCAAAGATCCTCAAAAGCGTCTGGAGGAGTCCAAGAATCAGTACTTGTCTGCTTTCATAGacttatacagagagagagaccattgccAACGCAAAGCACAGGACTTTGTTCAGCACAGTCTCCGACCAGCGATCTTACAATACATCAATAGGTTCCTTGGGACTGACATTGTAGATGAAATGGTGATAAGCAGCCACGCAGCAGAGTACAGCTCACGATCATCCTTCCAGTACTCTATCCTCAAGGAGCTGCTGGAAAAAGATGACTTCCAGGCCTTCGTCAAATACTTTGAGAAGTACGAGATCTATGTTAAAGATTTGATATGCCAGCACATTAAGGAATGCTTTTCAGCTGAGTTGTCGTTTGACATGTTGAAAAACAAGAGGCTGAAGGAGATCAATCAAAAGATAATGGAGGCCATTGAAAAAGCTAGCCAACCTCTGCCCAAGGACACTAAAAGTGTCACAGAGTTTATGAAAAACCTGTGCAAACATCTTGACAAAGACATCTCCATATCTATGGACGCTGTTGAGGTGGTCCTCTTTCAGATAAGTACTACCTGCGATCGTTTCACCACGAGTCTCCGCGAGTCTCTGAGTGACTTGAAGCAGCAAATGCAAGATGAATTCTCGAAATCCATTGACATCATTGAATCCCTTTACGCCCTTCCCATCAAACCTCAGAATGAGCTCTTCATGCGTGTGTCGGGTTGTGCGAAGCAGTGCCCCTTCTGTAAAATGCCGTGTGATGCTGGAGGTAAAGAACACAGACAGCATCACGCAAATGCACATCGACCACAAGCACTGGGCAGCTACAGAAGTGTTCAGACTCAAGAACTGATTGAAACACTTTGCACAACTGATGTAAACAGTAATAAATCATTCAAAAATGGAGACACTGACTGGGAGCCTCACCCTTACAAAGACTATCGTACCTATTACCCAGAATGGAACATCCAACCAGACTCAACTGATGAGGCTTCTGACTACTGGAAATATGTCCTGGCGACATACAACGACAGGCTGGCTAtgatgcacaatgccaagccagCTGTGATTCCAGAGGCATGGAAGAGCATCACAAAAGCGCAAGCATTGGAAGGATTGAAGGTAGCTTTTGGTATAAAAGTGTAG